GATTAGAAATCTTCTGACCAATTCATCTACCAAAGACGATTTACCTGCTCCACCCGTTCCGGTGATTCCTAAAACAGGGATATGAGTAGTTTCATTTTTCTTGTGGATTGCCTCGAGAGTATCTTTGGCTATATCGGGGAAATTCTCAGCTGCTGAAATGACGCGGGCAATGGCTGTTGGATTCTTTTCTTCCAGATGGTTGATTTCACCATTCAAAGCATCGCCTACCGGGTAATCGGATTGCATTACCAAGTCGTTAATCATGCCTTGTAATCCCATGGCGCGACCGTCATCCGGAGAATAGATGCGGGTGATTCCGTATTCGTGTAGTTCTGAAATCTCAGAAGGCAGGATAACCCCTCCGCCTCCGCCAAAAATCTTGATGTGACCGGCGCCTTTTTCCTTTAATAAATCGTGCATGTATTTGAAATACTCATTGTGTCCTCCTTGGTAGGAAGTCATGGCAATGGCATTGGCATCTTCTTGTATAGCAGTATTTACTACCTCTTCAACACTACGGTCGTGGCCTAAGTGAATTACTTCGACACCGGTGGCTTGAATGATACGTCGCATGATGTTGATAGCGGCATCGTGACCGTCAAAAAGAGAAGCGGCAGTTACAATTCGGACTTTATTTTTTGGAATATAAGGGATTTGTGGTTCCATATTGCGGATATGATAATTTTAGTGCCGCAATTTACGGAATAAATAAAAATTATTAGGCACACCCTTGGCATAATTTTTGGGAAGTTTAGGCAAAAATTAACACGGTGCTATAAAGCATTTTTTACCTTTGACCTTTAACTATTTATCTTATGAAAAAGTTCCTATCTATTACATTTGGCTTTGCCTTATCCTTTGTTTTGTTGAGTTGTGCCGAAATGCAGCAAATGGCCAATCAGTTTCCTGAATTAAATCCGAATGGCCCGATTGACATTGCCGGCGGATTAAAAGAAGCACTGAACAACGGTATTTCTAAACAAGTTACCAAGTTGACTGCTGTTGACGGTTTTTACAAAAATGAAATGGTTAAGATTTTATTGCCTGAAGAATTGCAGAAAGTTGACAAAGCCTTACGAAAAGTAGGTTTGAGTTCCTTGGCCGATGACGGTATCAAAATGTTGAACCGAGCTGCCGAAGACGCTACTAAAGAAGCGACTCCGATATTTGTAGATGCAGTAAAAAACATGAGTTTTAATGATGCCAAAGGTATTTTGATGGGGAATGAGAGTTCGGCCACGACTTATTTGCAAACTACTACCACTAGTCCGCTTTATGCCAAATTTAATCCGGTGATTAAAAATTCGTTTGCCAAAGTGGGAGCAGATAAAGTTTGGACCAACATTATTACCAAATACAACAGTCTGCCATTGGTAAAAAAAGTGAATCCTGATTTGACTGATTATACTACCAACAAAGCTTTGGAAGGCGTGTATAAAATGATAGCGGTAGAGGAAAAAAACATCCGAACCAACTTAAGTTCGAGAACATCAACCTTGTTGCAAAAAGTGTTTGCGATGCAGGACAAAAAATAGCTTCAAATTTTTAGAAATCAATAACATAAGTATAACATAACCTTAACATCAGAAGCTAAATTCCCGCTGTATCTTTGTAGTGTAATAAATTTGGTTTTTTATTATTTTGGTTAGGGTTAGTTTAAAAATGCCGGTGTCTTAGAGCTCCGGCATTTTTTATATAATACTTTGATGGATTTTTTTGAAGTACGCGAAAGCTTTCAGTAAGCGACTACCATACCAGGAAAACATTTCACCATCTACAAAAATGGTTTTGGCGTGATGCGTATAACGCCCTAGTTCAAAGGCATGCTCATCATTGAACGGAAAAGGTTCTGAAGACAGCAACACCAAATCAGGATCGCCTTGTATTCGCATTTTCTGGATGATTACTTCGGGATACCTACCTTTGTATTTAGCTACGCTCCGTTCGGCTCCGCCTCGGGTGTCGTTGTTTTCGTAGATATTTTCGAATTTGTTTAACTTCAATAATTCGTTGATAAACGTATCGCCTCCTGCCACCATATAAGGATTGGCCCAAATAAAATAGGCTACTTTATTGATGGGTTTATCTTTGATGAATTGTTGGAAATCGGCTAAGGCAAAATTGATTTTGTCAATCCATTTTTGGGCTTCTGTACGCTTATTGAACAACACCCCAAAATCGGCTATCATTTGTTGATTGTCTTCAATAGAAATAATATTGGTTACCCAAACCGGACAAATTTTGGACAACTCCTCTACTATTTCGGGTGTATTCTCCTCTTTGTTGGCAATGATGATATCGGGTTGCAGCAAGCGGATTTTCTCGTAGTGTACTTTTTTGGTTCCGCCGACTATCTTTTTGGTTAATTTGAAATGAAACGGGTGCACACAAAACTTGGTAATTCCGATGATACTTTCTTCTAAGCCCAAATCATATAACAATTCTGTTTGTGAGGGCACCAGAGAAACAATTCGTTTGGGTGTTGTGGCAAAAGAATGGGAAATACCCAGTTGGTCAGTAAACGTTTTCAAGTGGATTAGGATTTCATAATGACAGCCATTTCTTGCTGTACTTTTAGGGCTTCCGCTCTTGCTTTCTCGGCAAAATCAGTTCCGTTACCGGCATAAATAATGGCTCTTGAAGAATTGATTAGCAAACCAATATCCTCATTCATTCCGTAACTGCAAACCTCATAAAGATTACCTCCTTGAGCACCTAGTCCGGGCACTAGGAGAAAACTATTGGGAATTATTTTCCTGATTTCGGCAAAATATTCGGCTTTAGTGGCTCCTACCACATACATCAGGTTTTGGGAGTTCTTCCAGGTTTTGGAGGTTTTGATAACTGTTTTATAGAGTTCTTCTCCTTCTACGTTTTTGGTTTGAAAATCGAAAGCCCCTTCGTTGGACGTTAGTGCCAGCATGATGGTGTGCTTGTGGTCAAAAGCCAGAAACGGTTCGACAGAATCTTTACCCATATATGGCGCTACCGTGATGCTGTCAAAATTCAAATCCTCCAGAAACGCTTTGGCATACATAGCAGAAGTATTTCCGATATCGCCTCGCTTGGCATCCGCAATGGTGAATATTTCGGGATGTTTAGTATTGAGGTATTCAATGGTTTTTTGCAAGGATTGCCAACCTTTTAGACCATAAGCTTCATAGAAAGCTGTGTTGGGTTTAAAGGCTACACATAAATCATGCGTGGCGTCAATTATGGCTTTGTTGAATTCGAAAATCGGGTCTTCCAGTTGCAGCAGATGCTGTGGGATTTTGGTCAAATCGACATCGAGACCGATGCAAAGGAAGGATTGTTTTTGGCGGATTTGTTGTGTGAGTTGTAGTGTAGTCATTTTTAGTAGTTGTGTGGCGCAAAGTTACAAACTAGAAGTTGAAATGTGCAAATTTTATAACATTCCCCGAAAATTATGTAACCCGTTGGAGCCGGAACTAAAATATCTTTGTAAAGCAAACGATAAGTACTTCATACATGTCATTTAGCTAATAATAAAAAGTTGGGGTTAGAGAGAAAGAAAAAGCCGTATGCCATACGGCTTTTTTGATGGAATATTTTTGTTACATTTACCAGTAATAAACCCAAATTCGTTTTTATGAAAATCTTCATTAAATTTGATTTCAATGCTGTTTGCCGAAAAGTATTGGAAGAAAAGCTTACCAAACATCAAATAAAACACCGAATATTAGGCTTTGGTGAGGTAGAACTCTTGGAGAAAGTTTCGGAAGCAAAATTTGCTGAACTTACCGAGGAACTTAAAGAATACGGCATTGACATTATAGAGAATCAAAAAAGCATTTTGGTTCAAAAAATAAAAGATACTATTATTGAAATGATTCACAACTCAGAATTAGTAAATGTCAAAAGCTCTGTTTATCTTGCCGAAAAGCTGAGTCACAGCTATGGCTATTTGTCTAATTTGTTTTCGGATGTCACTTATACCTCTATTGAGAATTATATCATTTTGCAAAAAATTGAATATGCCAAGCAACTGATTGTAAGCAGTGATTTGAGTTTGACTGAGATTGCTTTCCAACTCAATTATTCGAGCGTGGCCCATTTGAGCACTCAGTTTAAAAATGTAACCGGCATTACGCCATCGGCTTTTCAGCGCATCATTGCTAAAAGAAGAGAAATTGCTAATAAAAGATAAACTTTATGGATAAGGAATATATACACATCATTCTGGCTGACGACGACGAGGACGACCGATTATTTTTTACCGATGCCTTTGAGGAATTGAAAATTAACACGCGGGTTAATACTTTTAATGACGGGGTGGAATTGATGGATTATTTGAACTCTCCTGACGCTGATTTGCCCAATGTGTTGTTTCTCGATTTGAACATGCCTAAGAAAAACGGGATTGAATGTTTACACGAAATAAAGAAAAATGACAAATTTAATGACATTGCTATTGCTATTTTCTCTACTTCATCCTCCGAAGAGCATATAGAGGAAACCTTTGTTAGCGGTGCCAATATTTATATCAAAAAGCCGAGTGATTTTACCACGCTCAAAAAAGTCCTTTCGGATGTGGTCACTATTAACTGGCAATACTATACCTCGGGATTGAATAAGGATAATTTTTTATTACGAATATAAAAGCTATGAAACTCCATTCGTTTTATAAATCACCGATATTCTTAAAAAGCCTTTTTGTAGTTTCCATTTTTGCTATATTTTTTATTTCGGCTGTTACTTTTAAGCATATCAATTTACTTAACGATTCCGCTCGACGGGTAAAACATTCCTATGATGTTAACTTAGAATTAGAGCGTTTATTTTCTTATTTGAAAGATTCGGAAACCGGTCAACGTGGTTTTTTAATTACTAAGGACTCTACTTTTTTAGTTCCTTATATTAATGCTAAAAAGAAAATAGACCATTCCTTTACCATTGTCAAAGAATACACTAAAAAAGACCCTGCGCAGGAAGACAATGTTAGAAAATTACAATTCTACATCAACAAGAGGCAAAACTATCTTTCGATTGCCTTACACCTTTCTTTGCAAAAGCCATTAAACGATCCCAGTCTAAAACGCGAACTCCTTGTTGGAAAAGAAACCATGGACAGTGTTCGCAGTCAAATCAACCAGATGATTCTTTTGGAGAAAAAAGCACTGAAAGGAAGAGATAAGCGTTATAATGAAACTATCAAAGTCACGCCGGTTTTCATTTATGTGACCTTATTAATCACGCTGCTACTCATTTCGATTTCTTATATTCGGATTAACCGTGATTTAGAAAAAATGCAAGTGTCAAACAACCGCTTGACGGTATTGAATGAGTCCAGCAATTTGGCTGAAATTGTGGGTAATTTTGGCAGTTGGCAATTCAATATTGATAACGACGAGTATACTTTTTCGGACAACATCTACCGATTGCTGGGTTGTGAACCTCAGTCTTTTAAGGAAGGTCAGAATGATTTTGTAAAATTTGTACATGATGAAGACTTACATTATTTTGAAGGCATAACCTCCAATCGATTGAAAGAGAATGATCTTCCTGCTTTTACCTATCGTGTTATTCGGAAAGACAATCAGCGGCGCTATTTCAGAACTACAGGTCGAATTGTGACTAACAAATCTGGTAACAACATTTTAATTGGCACCACTAGTGATGTGACGGATGAGGTTTTGGCTTCTTTATCATTAGAGCAACAAAATATAGAGCTCGAAGCCAGTAACAAGGAGCTTTTGGCTTTTAATTATGTGGCGAGTCATGATTTGCAGGAACCATTGCGCAAAATTCAAACTTTTATTTCGCGTCTTTCTGAAAAAGAATCCGAGCATCTAACAGATAACGGAAAAGAATATATCACCCGAATTCATGCTTCGGTAGACCGAATGCGCATATTGATTGATGATTTGCTACAATATTCACGGGCCAATAAAACCGAGAAGATTTTTGAGAAAGTGAATTTGAATGATTTATTGGAAAATGCGAAGTTTGATTTGGCACAATCTATAGAAGAGAAAAATGCCACGATAAAAAGCGATACCTTGCCAACGATGACGGTTATTCCGTTTCAGATTCAGCAGTTGTTCATTAATCTTATCGGAAACTCATTGAAATACAGCCGAGAGAAAGTAAAACCAAAAATTAAGATTACTTACCAAAAAGTTAGTGCTTTTGAGGAGGCTTTAATTCCTAAAAACACCAAAGACAAATTTTGTAAAATTACTTTTGAAGACAACGGAATTGGTTTTGAGCAGGAATATGCCGAGAAAATCTTTATTCTATTTAACCGCCTGCACAACAAAAACGAATATGCCGGCACCGGAATTGGACTGGCCATTTGTAAAAAAATTGTTGAAAATCACCGAGGCTACATTTTTGCGGAAGGGAAACCTAACAAAGGAGCTGTCTTTACCATCTACCTTTCGGAAGATTGCTAAGCCATTCCATTTTAAATAAAAAAACAAATCCTATGCACACCATAGGATTTTTTTGTGCCTGTAATGGAAATTGTATAACAAATAGAAAAATTGATGTAACACAACTTTATCCCTTGCATCGCAACTTTGTATTGTATTATATCGCAAGTTATAACTACCTCTTAAAGGAATAAAATAATTAAAAATTGTCCCCATGAAAAATTATATTACCCTTTGTTTTTTAGTCGCTTTTATAACAAGCGCTACGCCGCAAGAAAGTCGATTTTGCCATTTGGTTTCAACTGAAACAACCGATTGCCCGACTGACAGTAACACTCTTAAAAGCGTTAAGTCGTATTATTACTTTCCCAACATGCAGGTTTATTATGATATTGAAAAAAAGATGTATCACTATCAATTAAATAAAGAATGGGTGATATCGGAAGAGTTGCCTTTATATTATGGTGGCTATTCGCTTTTTAAAAATGAGAGAGTACTGGTAACCATTGCCAATGGAGATGCTCCTCAGACCTATATCAAAACCCACCGCAAAGAGTTTCCTTATAACCCTAAAGGAAGAATTAAAAGACCCGCACAAATACTGGCCGAAAATGAAACGGCTTTGATACAATAAACTGTTAACACTAAAACAAAAAAACTATTATGCAGAATTTATTATACACGATAGCCATTGTACTTGTGATACTCTGGTTTTTGGGGTTCCTGGTATACAACGTAGGTTCCATCATTCATATTTTATTATTAATAGCGGTATTAGCCATATTGCTTCGAATCATTAAAGGCAAGGAAGTATAGAAAAAAAATACTTTAGTAACCATTTAAATTCAATACCATGAAAACTATTTTTAAGCATACCTTAAAATTGGTGTTGTTGTGCTTATTCAGTACAGTAACCACTATAGCACAAGAAACAGAAAAGAAGAATTACGATCAGGGTTTTCGTTTGGGATTTGGTGTTAGTGGCGGTCTTCCGCTCCAAGATCCTTATAAATTTAATGTGGGAGGTGATGTGAGAATTCAGTATGATTTATCAACCAGATATTCATTGACCTTCACGACCGGTTTCAATAATTTCTTTGTCAGCGGACCGGACAATGATTTGGGATACATTCCGGTAAAGGGAGGTTTTAAAGCTTTTGTTTTAAAAGATAAATTGTATTTGTTGGCCGAAGCCGGTGCTGCCTTTGCTGTAACCAATGGCTATGACAAAACATCATTACTCTTGAGTCCGGGAATTGGTTATGCTACTGATGCGATTGATATTAGTTTGCGCTACGAACATTACAATGACTTTCCAATACTAAAATCTAATGATACCGAAGGAACAGGTTTGGGACAAATTGCTTTGAGATTGGCTTACGGATTTAGACTTTAAATTTGATGAGCAAGAAAAAAGGGCTAACAGTACGTTAGCCCTTTTTTATGTTTAGAAAACTTCGCTTTCTTTTAGTTTTTCCATGTTGTTGACCATTTGAAGTTCGTCAACAAATTTTTGAATTTTACCATTCATAACACCATCCATATCAAAAACATCCAATCCAATTCGGTGATCGGTTACACGACCTTGCGCATAGTTATAGGTACGAATTTTAGCCGAACGGTCACCGGAGCTTACCTGCGAAGTACGTTTGGTAGCATCTTCGGCTTGTTTTTTGGCTAATTCTTGTTCGTATAAACGAGAACGTAAAACCTCTAAAGCTTTGTCTTTATTCTTATGTTGAGATTTTTGATCCTGACATTGTGCTACCAATCCTGTTGGAATGTGAGTCAAACGCACCGCTGATTTGGTTGTATTTACCGATTGACCACCCGGACCTGATGAACAGAAGAAATCCACACGCACATCATTCATATCAATTTGCACATCAAATTCTTCCGCTTCAGGCAACACCATTACGGTAGCTGCTGAGGTATGAACTCTTCCTTGGGTTTCTGTTTGTGGAACACGTTGCACGCGATGTACTCCGGCCTCAAACTTCAAGGTACCGTAAACATCTTCTCCGGTTACTTCAAAAATCACCTCTTTGAAACCACCCGAAGTTCCTTCATTCATATCAACCACTGAAGTTCTCCATCCGCGACTTTCACAGTATTTAGTATACATTCTGAATAAATCACCGGCAAAAATTGAGGCTTCATCCCCACCCGTTCCGGCGCGAATCTCAACCATAACATTCTTAGCATCTTCGGGATCTTTAGGAATCAATAGGAATTTGATTTCTTCTTCCAGTTGTGGTAAGCGTTCTTTGGCTTCGTCTAATTGCATTTTGGCCATTTCCACCATTTCGGCATCAGAGCCATCTGCAATAATTTCGTTGGCCTCTTTAATATTGCCATCAAGAGTTACGTATTCATCACGTTTCTCCATTAGGTTTTTCAACCCCTTGTATTCCTGATTTAACTGTACATAACGTTTTTGATCGGAGATAACATCGGGTTGAATAATCAAATCCGATATCTCATCGAAACGTTGTTTTACATATTGTAATCTCTCTAACATTTTGTATTCTTTATTTGGAGTGCAAAAATAGTAAAAAAAGTGTAGAATTTGGAGTGTTCGATTGCCCATTTTTTTATAGTATTGTATAGCGTAACAAAAACAATGAAAATGAAAACCATCACATGCTTAGCCGTTATTACTTTATTGGTTTCCTGCCAAAAGAAGTCAGAAAAAAAATTTGATGAACTTGAAAAAATGAATTGGCTTATTGGGAATTGGGAGAACAAAATGCCCGAAGGTATCTTAACCGAAAGCTGGAAAAAGGAAAATGACAGTACTTTCAGTGGCGAGAGTTATTTCATTAATCCGAAAGATACGGTTCATTTTGAAAGCATTCGACTTATTCAAAAAGAAGACGAATTGATTTATACCGCGACCGTTCCGGGGCAGAATGATGACGAACCTGTTGACTTTAAACTAACCTCTGATACTGAAAGTATTTTTACTTTTGAAAACCCGGCACATGATTATCCGCAAAAAATCACTTATAAAAAGGTAGATGCTAATAATTTGGTTGCTACTATTTCAGGGAAACAACAAGGAAAAGACAGTCAGGAAAGCTATCCGATGAAGCGAAAATAAACGCAAAATCATTATCAAAACAACTAAAACCTTGCCTAATCGCGAGGTTTTTTTAGTTGTAAATCATACTAAATCAATCAAATAAAAATATTATTTATATTTAATCTAAATAAACTTTTTTAATTCAATTTCCGTATTTATATTTGCACTGTTATTTTTAATTATTCTAAATAAATGTACAAATATATCCCAATCCTAGCCGTAACACTTACCATTAGTGCCTTAGGTTTCGCCCAAGAGACCCCATCCAATTACCAAGAAGAGCTATATGCTTTTAACAACGACACGGTAAAAAATAAAAAAGGGGAAATACTGAAAGAAGTGATTATCATTTCTCAACAACAAAAAACAATAGTTAAAAGCGGAAAAGCTAACATCAAGCCTTTAGATTTACCACAAGCCTCAATGGTTATTGGAAAAGAAACCATCAAACAACAACAGATATTAAGACTCTCGGAAGCTCTAAAAAATGCCAACGGAATTTATGTATCTGGAGCCAGTAATGCTTCAGGGAATAATCAAGAAGAATTGGGTTCACGCGGATTTACCTTTAGTGGAGGCAATACTTTTAAAAATGGTGTTCGCATCAATGGTTCTATCATTCCGGAAGCCAGTTCGTTAGAAAGTATTGAAATTCTGAAAGGGAGTTCGGCACTCTTATACGGAAACGTTGCTCCCGGCGGAATTTTGAATTTGATTACCAAAAAACCAAGGTTTGATCATGGTGGTGAATTGAGTTTCAGAGCCACTGAATACAATTTCTTTAAACCAACCGTAGATGTTTATGGTGCCATAAATAACAGCAATACTGTAGCGTATCGTTTTATCAGTAGTTATGAGCAAGGAAACAGTTTCAGAGATGATGTCCAAACCAAAAGAATTTACTTCAATCCTTCCATTTTACTTGATATTTCGGCCAAAACATCTGTTTTAATTGAAGCTGATTATACCAAAGACAATAGAACACCTGACTTTGGGTTGGCCACGATTGACTACAAAGTAGTTGAATTGCCCAGAAACGCATTCTTAGGATTTAATTGGGGTAAGTTTGACTCAGAACAAGTGGGATTCACCACGACAATTAATCATGATTTAAATAAAAACTGGCAACTAAAAGGGCTCTTCTCCTACCAAGGATACAGCACAAACTTACTATCCAGCTTAAGACCAAATGCTACTAATTTAGTTCAAGCCAACGGAGATTGGACACGAGGAGTTCAAAAAACCGATACTGAGCAAGATTACAGCTTGGTAGAAGTTGATTTAAACGGAACTTTCAATACCGGTAAAATAAAACATACTTTGCTTTTTGGTGCTGATGCCGATCAAAGCAATACGACTACTTTGGCTTATAAAAACATCACTTTTTATGATAAGATAAATATTTATAATCCAACCGTAATCCTTGATAAAAATTCGATTTACGCCAATACCGTGGTGCCATCAATGGATAAAAACACTAATGCTTTGGCTAACATTAAACGAGCCGGAGTTTACTTTCAGGATTTGATTGAAGTTTCCCGAAAAATAAAAGTACTAGCCGGTTTGCGCTATAGTTATTTAGAAAATACAACTAATACGCTAACGTACTCCACTTCAACAAACTCAGAAACTAAAACAGATGATAACATTGTTTCGCCAAAATTGGGAGTTGTGTTTCAACCTACCAAAACCAATTCCATATTTGCCAGTTATTCGGATTCATTTGTCCTGAATACCGGAACAGATATCAATTTAAAAGCGTTGCCGCATTCCACTATAAATCAGTACGAAATTGGGGTTAAAAACGAATTCCTTAAAGGTCATTTAGTAGCTAATTTGACCACCTATTTAATTGATTACAGCAATTTGGCACAAACAGATTTCAGTAATGGCAATACTAATACTAATATCAAGGAATTGGCAGGAGCTTATCAAAGTAAAG
Above is a genomic segment from Flavobacterium phycosphaerae containing:
- a CDS encoding DUF4197 domain-containing protein, which codes for MKKFLSITFGFALSFVLLSCAEMQQMANQFPELNPNGPIDIAGGLKEALNNGISKQVTKLTAVDGFYKNEMVKILLPEELQKVDKALRKVGLSSLADDGIKMLNRAAEDATKEATPIFVDAVKNMSFNDAKGILMGNESSATTYLQTTTTSPLYAKFNPVIKNSFAKVGADKVWTNIITKYNSLPLVKKVNPDLTDYTTNKALEGVYKMIAVEEKNIRTNLSSRTSTLLQKVFAMQDKK
- a CDS encoding ABC transporter substrate-binding protein; protein product: MKTFTDQLGISHSFATTPKRIVSLVPSQTELLYDLGLEESIIGITKFCVHPFHFKLTKKIVGGTKKVHYEKIRLLQPDIIIANKEENTPEIVEELSKICPVWVTNIISIEDNQQMIADFGVLFNKRTEAQKWIDKINFALADFQQFIKDKPINKVAYFIWANPYMVAGGDTFINELLKLNKFENIYENNDTRGGAERSVAKYKGRYPEVIIQKMRIQGDPDLVLLSSEPFPFNDEHAFELGRYTHHAKTIFVDGEMFSWYGSRLLKAFAYFKKIHQSII
- the pyrF gene encoding orotidine-5'-phosphate decarboxylase, which produces MTTLQLTQQIRQKQSFLCIGLDVDLTKIPQHLLQLEDPIFEFNKAIIDATHDLCVAFKPNTAFYEAYGLKGWQSLQKTIEYLNTKHPEIFTIADAKRGDIGNTSAMYAKAFLEDLNFDSITVAPYMGKDSVEPFLAFDHKHTIMLALTSNEGAFDFQTKNVEGEELYKTVIKTSKTWKNSQNLMYVVGATKAEYFAEIRKIIPNSFLLVPGLGAQGGNLYEVCSYGMNEDIGLLINSSRAIIYAGNGTDFAEKARAEALKVQQEMAVIMKS
- a CDS encoding helix-turn-helix domain-containing protein, producing MKIFIKFDFNAVCRKVLEEKLTKHQIKHRILGFGEVELLEKVSEAKFAELTEELKEYGIDIIENQKSILVQKIKDTIIEMIHNSELVNVKSSVYLAEKLSHSYGYLSNLFSDVTYTSIENYIILQKIEYAKQLIVSSDLSLTEIAFQLNYSSVAHLSTQFKNVTGITPSAFQRIIAKRREIANKR
- a CDS encoding response regulator, whose product is MDKEYIHIILADDDEDDRLFFTDAFEELKINTRVNTFNDGVELMDYLNSPDADLPNVLFLDLNMPKKNGIECLHEIKKNDKFNDIAIAIFSTSSSEEHIEETFVSGANIYIKKPSDFTTLKKVLSDVVTINWQYYTSGLNKDNFLLRI
- a CDS encoding CHASE3 domain-containing protein: MKLHSFYKSPIFLKSLFVVSIFAIFFISAVTFKHINLLNDSARRVKHSYDVNLELERLFSYLKDSETGQRGFLITKDSTFLVPYINAKKKIDHSFTIVKEYTKKDPAQEDNVRKLQFYINKRQNYLSIALHLSLQKPLNDPSLKRELLVGKETMDSVRSQINQMILLEKKALKGRDKRYNETIKVTPVFIYVTLLITLLLISISYIRINRDLEKMQVSNNRLTVLNESSNLAEIVGNFGSWQFNIDNDEYTFSDNIYRLLGCEPQSFKEGQNDFVKFVHDEDLHYFEGITSNRLKENDLPAFTYRVIRKDNQRRYFRTTGRIVTNKSGNNILIGTTSDVTDEVLASLSLEQQNIELEASNKELLAFNYVASHDLQEPLRKIQTFISRLSEKESEHLTDNGKEYITRIHASVDRMRILIDDLLQYSRANKTEKIFEKVNLNDLLENAKFDLAQSIEEKNATIKSDTLPTMTVIPFQIQQLFINLIGNSLKYSREKVKPKIKITYQKVSAFEEALIPKNTKDKFCKITFEDNGIGFEQEYAEKIFILFNRLHNKNEYAGTGIGLAICKKIVENHRGYIFAEGKPNKGAVFTIYLSEDC
- a CDS encoding lmo0937 family membrane protein, which codes for MQNLLYTIAIVLVILWFLGFLVYNVGSIIHILLLIAVLAILLRIIKGKEV
- the prfA gene encoding peptide chain release factor 1; translated protein: MLERLQYVKQRFDEISDLIIQPDVISDQKRYVQLNQEYKGLKNLMEKRDEYVTLDGNIKEANEIIADGSDAEMVEMAKMQLDEAKERLPQLEEEIKFLLIPKDPEDAKNVMVEIRAGTGGDEASIFAGDLFRMYTKYCESRGWRTSVVDMNEGTSGGFKEVIFEVTGEDVYGTLKFEAGVHRVQRVPQTETQGRVHTSAATVMVLPEAEEFDVQIDMNDVRVDFFCSSGPGGQSVNTTKSAVRLTHIPTGLVAQCQDQKSQHKNKDKALEVLRSRLYEQELAKKQAEDATKRTSQVSSGDRSAKIRTYNYAQGRVTDHRIGLDVFDMDGVMNGKIQKFVDELQMVNNMEKLKESEVF
- a CDS encoding DUF6265 family protein; the protein is MKTITCLAVITLLVSCQKKSEKKFDELEKMNWLIGNWENKMPEGILTESWKKENDSTFSGESYFINPKDTVHFESIRLIQKEDELIYTATVPGQNDDEPVDFKLTSDTESIFTFENPAHDYPQKITYKKVDANNLVATISGKQQGKDSQESYPMKRK
- a CDS encoding TonB-dependent siderophore receptor; translated protein: MYKYIPILAVTLTISALGFAQETPSNYQEELYAFNNDTVKNKKGEILKEVIIISQQQKTIVKSGKANIKPLDLPQASMVIGKETIKQQQILRLSEALKNANGIYVSGASNASGNNQEELGSRGFTFSGGNTFKNGVRINGSIIPEASSLESIEILKGSSALLYGNVAPGGILNLITKKPRFDHGGELSFRATEYNFFKPTVDVYGAINNSNTVAYRFISSYEQGNSFRDDVQTKRIYFNPSILLDISAKTSVLIEADYTKDNRTPDFGLATIDYKVVELPRNAFLGFNWGKFDSEQVGFTTTINHDLNKNWQLKGLFSYQGYSTNLLSSLRPNATNLVQANGDWTRGVQKTDTEQDYSLVEVDLNGTFNTGKIKHTLLFGADADQSNTTTLAYKNITFYDKINIYNPTVILDKNSIYANTVVPSMDKNTNALANIKRAGVYFQDLIEVSRKIKVLAGLRYSYLENTTNTLTYSTSTNSETKTDDNIVSPKLGVVFQPTKTNSIFASYSDSFVLNTGTDINLKALPHSTINQYEIGVKNEFLKGHLVANLTTYLIDYSNLAQTDFSNGNTNTNIKELAGAYQSKGVEVDITSQHKGLKLIAGYSFNETKYTKSNIYDNGTHLRFSPKHTANASAFYTFETSKLKGLELGLQSTYIGERLGGRLKPNNASTPAELARKPIPVDGFLQFDASVGYAIKNFTIRTKLSNLGNVVSYYVYDDNTVTPIAPRMLTTTLSYKF